The Drosophila innubila isolate TH190305 chromosome 3R unlocalized genomic scaffold, UK_Dinn_1.0 2_E_3R, whole genome shotgun sequence genome has a segment encoding these proteins:
- the LOC117790643 gene encoding ubiquitin-like domain-containing CTD phosphatase 1 yields MTEIKEIVIIVKWSGKEYPVTDLTDQDTVEVLRHEIFRKTQVRPERQKLLNLKFKGKPAADNIKLCALELKPNFKLMMVGSTEADIEDACSLPDDIGEVIDDFDDAEEREESVENSAVYLAKVQRRVRDYKITELSPSREGKHLLVLDIDYTLFDHRSPAEQGTELMRPFLHEFLTSAYEHYDIVIWSATSMRWIEEKMRLLGVANNENYKIMFYLDSNAMISVHVPERGVVDVKPLGVIWGLYKQYSSKNTIMFDDIRRNFMMNPKSGLKIRPFRQAHLNRSKDKELLKLSTYLRQIAQYCKDFNQLNHRKWEHYDPKKSS; encoded by the exons aTGACTGAAATAAAGGAAATTGTGATTATTGTAAAATGGAGTGGCAAAGAGTATCCAGTAACAGACCTGACCGACCAGGACACCGTCGAGGTGCTCCGTCACGAGATCTTTCGAAAAACACAAGTGCGACCGGAAcgtcaaaagttgttaaatCTGAAGTTCAAAG GAAAACCCGCGGCAGACAACATTAAGCTGTGTGCTCTGGAGTTGAAGCCCAATTTTAAGCTCATGATGGTTGGCTCGACGGAGGCGGACATTGAGGACGCTTGCAGTCTGCCGGATGATATTGGCGAGGTCATCGATGACTTCGATGATGCCGAGGAGCGCGAGGAATCTGTGGAGAACTCTGCAGTGTATCTGGCGAAGGTGCAGCGACGTGTGCGTGACTATAAGATAACGGAGCTGTCGCCGTCACGGGAGGGAAAACACTTGCTTGTCCTGGACATCGATTACACTCTGTTTGATCATCGCTCTCCCGCAGAGCAGGGAACAGAGCTGATGCGACCGTTCCTCCATGAGTTTCTCACCTCCGCATATGAACACTACGATATTGTTATTTGGTCCGCCACCAGCATGCGATGGATTGAGGAGAAGATGCGACTGCTGGGCGTGGCAAATAATgagaattataaaataatgttttaccTCGACTCGAATGCAATGATCTCTGTGCATGTCCCGGAACGTGGTGTTGTGGATGTAAAGCCATTGGGTGTTATCTGGGGATTGTACAAGCAATATAGCTCCAAGAACACCATCATGTTCGATGACATACGCCGCAATTTCATGATGAATCCCAAGTCGGGACTCAAAATACGTCCATTTCGACAGGCGCATCTGAACCGCAGCAAGGACAAGGAGCTCTTGAAGTTGTCCACTTATCTGCGCCAGATTGCCCAGTACTGCAAAGATTTTAATCAGCTCAATCATCGTAAATGGGAGCACTATGATCCCAAGAAAAGCTCTTAA
- the LOC117790642 gene encoding uncharacterized protein LOC117790642: MPKLESTTQCLCNLICTIMLLLLPQNSSDALLLKCPLHQMQLQKIVGFRPPLDYLSERNLIYAPPTVSNFKDRDRRSGDYGLPEEVPGPPASQICWRSCNEDPDCIAYVHLLDTDECYGYSYFERNSRYLPIADELPLVADGEAMFYEKTCLRVPEACKGRLWALTKIPGNSLVFHGRKTISTLVTRRECAERCFFETQFRCLSASFAPSYRNNRERFRNEARPTLPHATYGRCTLSDKDKSIQPDAFRAAPYDEEYMENQCYERAMENDNCSYELYANSSFIYAEAKYLGLTQKECQSLCTHESKYYCQGISFYYVNQLTRSECLLHSEDIISLGPRSLKMRENSIYMRRVKCLDVKVFCTRDEMSIRYKPKDAFNGKMYASMHSKDCQVSDSHNGSLLLRLEIGSEAKENRCGVLRAYEMTQAYHRTFISALVIIQNNANVQTQGDRLIKVGCILNNATSMLERDSSSDATEQVPSAIALESSLEYAEHMFPQEGVVHYNSSNGPQPQPQITLQIVDLSHQHETNDVRIGQDLELQIVAAYSVDQLGEHLEMQLAPLPDFRATSLVAKSQDNQNYVLLIDERGCPTDASVFPALERVRSQSQSMLRARFHAFKFSGTANVNFDVKIRFCVERCPPANCMNLSPGNWQRRKRQLEQPERQLQELRIQNPVYISTVMDVMPEQLRNATASQANISTQVELPLNYNLRVHGPDQANSNSYLYGERGVLLIAGIDDQLHLDNICINQSLLIALFILWLICQVALLFGCGMVLQRYRRLAKLEEERRRLHEEYLEARRVHWADQGGYTL; this comes from the exons ATGCCGAAATTAGAATCAACAACGCAATGTCTGTGCAATTTAATATGCACAataatgttattgttgttgccacaaaacTCAAGCG ATGCATTGCTGCTCAAGTGTCCTCTGCATCAGATGCAGCTACAGAAGATTGTGGGATTCCGTCCCCCTCTGGATTATCTCAGTGAACGGAATTTGATTTATGCTCCGCCAACTGTCAGCAATTTCAAGGATCGCGATCGAAGAAGTGGAGACTATGGATTGCCGGAAGAAGTGCCCGGTCCGCCGGCAAGTCAGATCTGTTGGAGGAGCTGTAATGAGGATCCGGATTGCATAGCCTATGTGCATCTATTGGATACAGATGAATGCTATGGATACTCATATTTTGAGCGCAACTCACGCTATCTGCCCATTGCGGATGAGTTGCCATTGGTGGCCGATGGCGAGGCCATGTTCTATGAGAAGACCTGTCTGCGTG TGCCCGAAGCGTGTAAAGGCCGCCTTTGGGCGCTGACCAAAATTCCGGGTAATAGTCTGGTGTTCCATGGCAGAAAGACCATTTCGACGCTGGTCACGCGTCGTGAGTGCGCCGAGAGATGTTTCTTCGAAACGCAATTCAGATGCCTCTCCGCCTCGTTTGCCCCATCGTATCGGAACAATCGTGAGCG GTTTCGGAATGAGGCACGGCCGAcgttgccacatgccacatatGGTCGCTGCACACTGAGCGACAAGGACAAGTCGATACAACCCGACGCATTCCGGGCAGCGCCCTACGATGAGGAATACATGGAGAACCAATGCTATGAGCGAGCCATGGAGAACGACAATTGCTCGTATGAATTGTATGCCAACAGCAGTTTCATCTACGCGGAAGCCAAATATTTGGGCCTAACCCAGAAAGAG TGTCAGTCGCTTTGCACACACGAGTCCAAATACTACTGCCAAGGCATCTCCTTCTACTATGTGAATCAGTTGACCCGCTCCGAGTGTTTGCTACACTCCGAGGACATCATTTCGCTGGGACCGCGCAGCCTGAAGATGCGCGAGAATTCCATTTACATGAGACGCGTCAAGTGTCTAGATG TGAAGGTGTTTTGCACTCGCGATGAGATGAGTATACGCTACAAGCCCAAAGACGCCTTCAATGGCAAGATGTATGCCAGCATGCACTCCAAGGATTGCCAGGTGAGCGATTCCCACAATGGAAGTTTGTTGCTGCGCCTTGAAATTGGCAGCGAGGCCAAGGAGAATCGTTGTGGTGTGCTGCGTGCCTACGAAATGACGCAGGCTTACCACAG AACCTTCATCTCCGCTTTGGTGATCATTCAAAACAACGCGAATGTGCAGACCCAAGGCGATCGTCTCATCAAAGTTGGCTGCATCCTGAACAATGCCACCTCCATGCTGGAGCGTGACAGCAGCTCGGATGCCACGGAGCAGGTGCCCAGTGCCATTGCCTTGGAGTCATCGCTGGAATATGCTGAGCA CATGTTTCCGCAGGAGGGTGTGGTGCattacaacagcagcaatggaCCTCAACCACAACCGCAGATCACTCTACAAATTGTTGATCTCTCGCATCAGCATGAAACGAATGATGTGAGGATTGGCCAAGATTTGGAGCTGCAAATTGTGGCGGCATACAGCGTGGATCAGCTGGGCGAGCATCTAGAAATGCAGCTGGCGCCTTTGCCGGACTTTCGAGCCACTTCGTTGGTGGCCAAGTCACAGGACAATCAGAATTACGTATTGTTAATCGACGAACGAGGCTGTCCCACAGATGCCAGTGTGTTTCCAGCCTTGGAACGCGTTCGCTCACAGTCGCAGAGCATGCTGAGGGCACGTTTCCATGCCTTTAAGTTCTCGGGCACGGCAAACGTCAACTTCGATGTAAAGATACGCTTTTGTGTGGAACGCTGTCCGCCTGCCAATTGCATGAATCTCTCTCCAGGCAATTGGCAACGACGCAAGCGACAGTTGGAGCAGCCAGAAAGGCAACTGCAAGAACTCAGGATACAAAATCCAGTATACATATCAACAGTTATGGATGTGATGCCGGAACAGCTGAGGAATGCAACTGCATCCCAGGCGAATATAAGCACACAAGTTGAGTTGCCCCTCAACTACAATCTGCGAGTCCATGGACCGGATCAGGCCAACAGCAATAGCTACTTGTATGGAGAGCGTGGTGTGCTGCTCATCGCCGGAATTGATGATCAGCTGCACCTGGACAACATTTGCATCAATCAGAGCCTGCTGATAGCGCTCTTCATACTCTGGCTGATCTGCCAGGTGGCGTTACTCTTTGGCTGTGGCATGGTGTTGCAGCGTTATCGCCGCCTGGCAAAGCTAGAGGAGGAGCGACGGCGACTGCATGAGGAATATCTGGAGGCTAGACGCGTTCACTGGGCAGATCAGGGCGGATATACGCTCTAG
- the LOC117792630 gene encoding proteoglycan Cow isoform X2: MKRLRLPLIASVCLTLVLMSSTVEAKKKKYVGETGGDFEFIDEINKNTQNKNVGEHKRWIHDPSSDLCRPLNCKKREICLLEDEFSAVCVSKKELHKNRDEIITKAKYLEEETKRRVNQQDNDSQDVEDINNDDEDNSSDGSSSSSNNNNNSNNNGNGNNNNAQTNVQGNDDDEDKSLSLGDDDESKEDDVFYENNIAVSEKQQQQQQQQQQQQQLQKPAVAQQDDDEELDNCKPCPVAKPTFLCGADNRTYSSLCRLDYHNCIHATTIRIACKGFCPCKENTDGKRMQRLGERGGYNKYNKKINLDQQQLQQQQQQAYKDSSNNNIMMNSGNVMGNNNNDFNTIMNDKEDNNRHFNHINAQYTFTPEEIKYDNKHYKYLKYTAYKKDGKYQEDKHKMRNYNENEVVEKQPQKYNKNNNANGYPSKSAECKPQQLTAIGNRLLDWFSVIMADSKKRRQHSQKSKAHFPPACKTEAKWMFGHLDLNNDGLLSLQEMYDLEHDQNERCIKPFIDTCDLDQDSSINTREWCRCFEKTDRPCAAVRRRIAGDFAGAYAPDCDVQGFYKPTQCHNSVGVCWCVDKHGVEFANTRTRGKPNCESVVNNAASLTSDDEDEGADDEDSAEGSADQMLVF; this comes from the exons ataaacaaaaacacgCAGAATAAGAATGTGGGCGAGCACAAGCGCTGGATACATGATCCTTCAA GTGACCTTTGCCGGCCCCTCAACTGTAAGAAGCGGGAAATCTGCCTGCTGGAGGACGAGTTCAGCGCGGTTTGCGTGTCGAAGAAGGAGCTGCACAAGAATCG TGATGAGATAATCACCAAGGCCAAATATTTGGAGGAGGAAACCAAGCGCCGTGTCAATCAGCAGGATAACGATAGCCAGGATGTTGAGGACATCAACAACGATGACGAGGACAATAGTAGcgatggcagcagcagcagcagcaacaacaacaacaacagcaataacaacggtaatggcaacaacaacaacgctcAGACTAATGTCCAGGGCaatgacgatgatgaggaTAAGAGCCTCAGCCTAGGCGACGATGATGAGTCCAAAGAGGATGACGTCTTCTATGAAAACAACATTGCCGTCAGcgaaaagcagcagcaacagcaacaacaacaacaacaacagcagcagttgcagaaGCCCGCGGTTGCCCAACAGGACGATGATGAGGAACTGGA caactgcaagcCTTGTCCCGTGGCCAAGCCAACGTTCCTCTGCGGTGCCGACAACAGAACCTACTCATCACTATGCAGATTGGATTATCACAATTGCATACATGCGACAACCATAAGGATTGCCTGCAAAGGATTCTGTCCCTGCAAGG AAAATACCGATGGCAAGCGAATGCAGCGACTTGGCGAACGTGGTGgctacaacaaatacaacaagaaGATCAACCTCgaccagcagcagctgcaacaacaacagcaacaggcctacaaggacagcagcaacaacaacatcatgaTGAACAGCGGCAATGTgatgggcaacaacaacaacgacttcAATACCATCATGAAT GATAAGGAGGACAACAATCGTCATTTTAATCACATCAATGCCCAATACACGTTCACGCCCGAGGAGATCAAATATGACAACAAGCACTACAAATATCTCAAGTATACGGCCTATAAGAAG GATGGAAAATATCAGGAGGATAAGCACAAGATGCGTAACTACAATGAGAATGAAGTCGTTGAGAAGCAGCCACAGAAatacaataagaacaacaatgcaaatg GATATCCCTCAAAGTCGGCCGAGTGCAAGCCACAGCAGCTGACCGCAATTGGAAATCGCCTGCTTGACTGGTTCTCCGTCATCATGGCCGATAGCAAGAAGCGTCGTCAGCATAGCCAAAAATCGAAGGCACATTTCCCACCCGCCTGCAAAACTGAAGCCAAGTGGATGTTCGGTCATCTGGATTTGAACAACGATGGTCTGTTGTCGCTGCAGGAGATGTACGATCTGGAGCACGATCAGAATGAGCGTTGCATTAAGCCATTCATTGACACCTGCGATCTCGATCAGGATAGCTCGATCAATACACGGGAATGGTGTCGCTGCTTCGAGAAGACTGATCGTCCTTGTGCCGCGGTGCGCCGAAGAATCGCTGGCGACTTTGCAG GCGCCTACGCACCAGACTGCGACGTCCAAGGATTCTACAAGCCCACACAATGCCACAATTCGGTGGGTGTCTGTTGGTGTGTGGACAAGCATGGAGTTGAATTCGCCAATACACGCACACGTGGCAAGCCCAACTGCG AGTCCGTGGTGAACAACGCCGCCTCGCTAACATCCGACGATGAGGACGAGGGCGCCGATGATGAGGACAGCGCGGAAGGCAGCGCTGATCAAATGTTGGTATTCTAA
- the LOC117792630 gene encoding proteoglycan Cow isoform X1, whose protein sequence is MKRLRLPLIASVCLTLVLMSSTVEAKKKKYVGETGGDFEFIDEINKNTQNKNVGEHKRWIHDPSSDLCRPLNCKKREICLLEDEFSAVCVSKKELHKNRDEIITKAKYLEEETKRRVNQQDNDSQDVEDINNDDEDNSSDGSSSSSNNNNNSNNNGNGNNNNAQTNVQGNDDDEDKSLSLGDDDESKEDDVFYENNIAVSEKQQQQQQQQQQQQQLQKPAVAQQDDDEELDNCKPCPVAKPTFLCGADNRTYSSLCRLDYHNCIHATTIRIACKGFCPCKENTDGKRMQRLGERGGYNKYNKKINLDQQQLQQQQQQAYKDSSNNNIMMNSGNVMGNNNNDFNTIMNDKEDNNRHFNHINAQYTFTPEEIKYDNKHYKYLKYTAYKKDGKYQEDKHKMRNYNENEVVEKQPQKYNKNNNANGYPSKSAECKPQQLTAIGNRLLDWFSVIMADSKKRRQHSQKSKAHFPPACKTEAKWMFGHLDLNNDGLLSLQEMYDLEHDQNERCIKPFIDTCDLDQDSSINTREWCRCFEKTDRPCAAVRRRIAGDFAGEIGAYAPDCDVQGFYKPTQCHNSVGVCWCVDKHGVEFANTRTRGKPNCESVVNNAASLTSDDEDEGADDEDSAEGSADQMLVF, encoded by the exons ataaacaaaaacacgCAGAATAAGAATGTGGGCGAGCACAAGCGCTGGATACATGATCCTTCAA GTGACCTTTGCCGGCCCCTCAACTGTAAGAAGCGGGAAATCTGCCTGCTGGAGGACGAGTTCAGCGCGGTTTGCGTGTCGAAGAAGGAGCTGCACAAGAATCG TGATGAGATAATCACCAAGGCCAAATATTTGGAGGAGGAAACCAAGCGCCGTGTCAATCAGCAGGATAACGATAGCCAGGATGTTGAGGACATCAACAACGATGACGAGGACAATAGTAGcgatggcagcagcagcagcagcaacaacaacaacaacagcaataacaacggtaatggcaacaacaacaacgctcAGACTAATGTCCAGGGCaatgacgatgatgaggaTAAGAGCCTCAGCCTAGGCGACGATGATGAGTCCAAAGAGGATGACGTCTTCTATGAAAACAACATTGCCGTCAGcgaaaagcagcagcaacagcaacaacaacaacaacaacagcagcagttgcagaaGCCCGCGGTTGCCCAACAGGACGATGATGAGGAACTGGA caactgcaagcCTTGTCCCGTGGCCAAGCCAACGTTCCTCTGCGGTGCCGACAACAGAACCTACTCATCACTATGCAGATTGGATTATCACAATTGCATACATGCGACAACCATAAGGATTGCCTGCAAAGGATTCTGTCCCTGCAAGG AAAATACCGATGGCAAGCGAATGCAGCGACTTGGCGAACGTGGTGgctacaacaaatacaacaagaaGATCAACCTCgaccagcagcagctgcaacaacaacagcaacaggcctacaaggacagcagcaacaacaacatcatgaTGAACAGCGGCAATGTgatgggcaacaacaacaacgacttcAATACCATCATGAAT GATAAGGAGGACAACAATCGTCATTTTAATCACATCAATGCCCAATACACGTTCACGCCCGAGGAGATCAAATATGACAACAAGCACTACAAATATCTCAAGTATACGGCCTATAAGAAG GATGGAAAATATCAGGAGGATAAGCACAAGATGCGTAACTACAATGAGAATGAAGTCGTTGAGAAGCAGCCACAGAAatacaataagaacaacaatgcaaatg GATATCCCTCAAAGTCGGCCGAGTGCAAGCCACAGCAGCTGACCGCAATTGGAAATCGCCTGCTTGACTGGTTCTCCGTCATCATGGCCGATAGCAAGAAGCGTCGTCAGCATAGCCAAAAATCGAAGGCACATTTCCCACCCGCCTGCAAAACTGAAGCCAAGTGGATGTTCGGTCATCTGGATTTGAACAACGATGGTCTGTTGTCGCTGCAGGAGATGTACGATCTGGAGCACGATCAGAATGAGCGTTGCATTAAGCCATTCATTGACACCTGCGATCTCGATCAGGATAGCTCGATCAATACACGGGAATGGTGTCGCTGCTTCGAGAAGACTGATCGTCCTTGTGCCGCGGTGCGCCGAAGAATCGCTGGCGACTTTGCAGGTGAGATAG GCGCCTACGCACCAGACTGCGACGTCCAAGGATTCTACAAGCCCACACAATGCCACAATTCGGTGGGTGTCTGTTGGTGTGTGGACAAGCATGGAGTTGAATTCGCCAATACACGCACACGTGGCAAGCCCAACTGCG AGTCCGTGGTGAACAACGCCGCCTCGCTAACATCCGACGATGAGGACGAGGGCGCCGATGATGAGGACAGCGCGGAAGGCAGCGCTGATCAAATGTTGGTATTCTAA